The DNA sequence TTGAATATTGTCACGCGAACACTAGCAGCATGCAGTTTGCAGAGAAGATAGCGAGTGTTTTCTAAATATATGAGAAATGCATTAATAAGTTTTGGGGTGCGTACTAAGGAAGTGGCCACTGTGTGAGGGGACCATTTGCATGGCTACATCACACATCATGCAtcaggaagaagaaaaaaagcatCTCAACCaaactcaaattttatttcttttttgcaaTTTTCCCATTTTCTTCAATACTTGCTTCTGCTGCATCTGCTACCACATACCGGAAACCTTTCATACTGGTGATTAGGAAAATGACTCATTACTTCTAAAATTAATGCTATCTCCAaccctttttcttcttataGATACTGCTAGTGACATGATACATCTAAAGTATTTATGTCATTATCTATTTTATAGCTTATGTGTTTAAatcttacattttttatttttttttattgtgccCGCTAATGCTTCAAAAAGAAGATGTAATTACAGTCTGTACCCGTCGTTTTCCCTTTGCTACCATCTATTTAATTAACATCACCCAGATAGATATACTCACCAATTCCTACcacatttttattcaaaaccattttcattttctggattactattttattacatgatttttaaaatttaatataatcatGATAATGTTATCACCTCCTTTCCATATTTTTAGATGTCTAAAATTAATAcacatgaattaaaaatatgtaataaaaaagtAAGATATTTTCTGTTTCGACTATAAACCATTGTTTTCTCATGTATTGATTCTTTGTGCCTGCCTACACCACTAATAGCAGGTACGTAATAAAGAGAAaacattaattacatttttaatttctcaaaatttcaattattttatattaaaaaaatttcaaaataatctctATTTGGTGTATTATGTATACAAAGAAATGTGTATTTAATCtctattcattttaaatataatttacacTATAGCCAAATCCtcaatatgaattttttaaataactactTAAAAAGAAGGTTAACAATATTGtatcatttataattaattcactgtataatatattttaagatatcATTAGACATAAACAACAATGTAAACCGTGTTAGTATTATGGTATTTGATTTAGTCTCACATGGTTTAGAATTGTGAGATGTagttctctattttattatataagagACCTTATGTAAAACTTGAGATACACCAAAAATACTAATACTTTCAAATGTAATCGTGGACGTAGACATACATATTGTACGctgaaccacgttaaattcttgtgtcatttatttatttttccttattctTTCATTTATTGTCTTCTTTCTGACAAACATTTGTGTATGTTAGATGCTTATATTGTAAAGTGGTAAGGtttaaaaatgcttaaatgataaatatatgaagtTAGGGAGGAAgtgttaaaggaaaaaaaaaaaggtatttaaatttgtgtaaTGGATTGCTTGACTGGTTTTGGTGAAGGAACAGAAAGCACGTGGAAGTGTATGTGGCAAGAATATATAGCTTCTGATGAAGTGTTAAAGATTCTTAGATATATACCGAATAAGTATTGTGTATTTTATTTGGACTAGGTATTTTATATGGCCACTTTATATGTGGAGGTGGCGGCTATGATCATTTTTGTGAAATCAGAATGGTGCAAAgtgttaatatatttataagagAATATATTAGGAAaattgaaaaagagaaagagaatcaCATTACACACATGGtttattttatacttatattacttttttctaAACCTTTAAGTGCAATTATACTCTCTTCATCATTTTAAAGAATCAAAAAGCAGCTAGCTTTTCCAAAAGAAATTCATGTGATTGTTATATGTCAACTTccaacttttttcattttttttatgattatatcaTTTCTACTAAATATAATTGGGAGACAAATGATTAAGATCATTTAAAAGTAACTAAGAGTTGAAATTTGTAAGAAGTTTGCAACAAAGAAACATGGTGTTTTTGTCCTACCGATATATAATAAGGAATaggtttaaaaacaaaacattgatgtgttttattcaaatttagattttttattggattttaaTGTACTGTTTCTCTATTTCTTTATTGTGTCTCCTTAATACACCGATTACcactaattttaatgttttaaaatatattaaaaaatttaaaataccaaCACAGTATATTCTTAATACTCAGTAGAGGACAACACCTAAAAATCAATAAAGAATCTGAACTCATTTTATTCTTTACCTACTTTATATAAAGATTAATTAATGCAATGATAATAGTAGTTAATGTGTGATGATGATAGGGTTGTAGAGAGGAATTACGGGTGGATTTGATTCTGATTATTGTCTTTGGATGTTGATGATCTATTGGTCACCAAATTAAAGGTAATGTTAGTATcttgaaaataaaacatcatGCATTCTCTGCTACTTGTCTATGTTTCAATGCACAATTCATCAACAACTCAGCTTAGGCACCATGATGCCGCATCGCATCAATTTACTAATAAATATTCACTTCATCCAACACACACTTCGCTTTAAAGCTTTCGATGATAATCTTAAAAACTGCATTCACTTCTTCACACAATAGAATTCAATGCCTTCTATACGCAGGCAACACCACCATTATACTCGAATATATGCACACACACCATTTACTTTACAcaaatttttaagatttaattttacttattgttAGTTTAAGCTTAAGCTTAAGtgttttattcttaatttcttaatatGAAATATGATAACTTTACACAAATGTTTGGGTACGATtgtcaaaatatgaaaattttttaaacataattttactaGATTTAAAGTatgtttaacaattttttcaacTAACTAACGTATGTATTATTATCGCATTGACAACAAGCATTTGAGTAATTAGAACTTATTTAACATGGTCGCTATCATCGATTCTTATAAATATCGATAATAAACTGACTTGATTTGagtattaaaatatcttttacatGTATTTATTACTTAAGTAAGATTCTggcgataaaaaaaaaaatagaagactAAGAGAACAAGTAGTTACGTGGATTAGGCTAGACCTTgcttaaacatatataatttagtgAAATTGAAAGtattcaataatataattatctaaTTGACACGTATGATATTTTTATACgtagagtttcaaaaaaaaatcatttttttagatcaatcttttatataactaagtaaagtaatttaataatattattcttttcatATACCAAAAGCATTTTGTATAAGCACTTTAAGTAACGTTTGCCTTTTGAAATCAGCACGTTAAGTAATGTTTACGTCTATGCAAATAtactagtttttcttttatgccTTGTAAAATCCTCTTAGTCGCAAATATGGTGTTTTTTCTTAGTCTACTTTTTACTTTCTCATAGTATAGTTACTTTTGTTTCTATTATTGTTACAACGAGGAAAAAAAAGTGGGGacgaatattaaataaataaataaatttctaaaaacagaatatttaaaaatacaaaacatgtttaaactttctgttaaatatttttgtagtgtcagatccttttataaattattcacCATTGTCACATAGCATCTTTCACTCTGGCGATAATAATTAacttcatattattatttttttatgaaatcaaTTATTAAAAGTTTGAACATTATGCATATAATCCTCATACAATTTTACATGTGTTTGATATCATCCTCTATATTATCATATCAtcgtaattattttatttcctcGATGTACCTTTTTTTTCATCTCCTCTTATTCAAGACACAGTCAAGTACTAAATATGCGTATAACTTTTATAGGATCAAGCATTGTCATTTGGTTATTATATCGAcaaaaaaaatttttaatttctatacgtgtcaagaaaaataacatatatcTACTGATACCTTAACTTATTGTATACCATAAGTTCGTGGattttgataataattaatttaaaagttaaattaaaacctatttttaatttttttttagtccAGGTATATTTaaggttttaaatattttttttatccataattgttaattgtttatttttgttagaaGTAAGTTGAACTCACTGTCTCTCTCCTTCTTTCTTCTAAACCTCTgaagaataatattataatcCTCTTTAATTTGAGGATTTtaccattattttattattcgtAAAATTGTAcgcatattttatatttttaaattaatatatgttgtatgaaaataatattatttaaaacttaattccAGCACATTATACAGATAAAAATCTAGAATGTTTTACATATGTTTCCAATTAATTCCCTTTTGTTTAAAACTTAATCCCcacttcttttttctaaaaCGGGAAATATATCTGCAAATGTTTACGTTATTTTTGGTGTTATATCCCGTTGGGTGGGGCACACTAGCTAGGAATTATACTGTGAAGCTAGGCCTGCACATATCCCAAGCTAAACTTTAGGATGCATGGCtatgctttttattttaaatatggagCATGTCTGAtctatgcttttttttttttatgcttgaTCAATGCTTTTCTAACCATGGTTGTACGAATTACCAGGACTAAAGTTCAGTCaatttagttaataataataataataataagataaattagTTTATTCAGTACTTGATTATTGACGTTTAAGAATGTGGATGTGTATGAGATCATAACCTTGaagataattttaaactttaaacttataataatttagtGTATGTGTATGAGAAATAAGAGAGTACCATATTATCGTTTCAAGAAAACAATAGATGAAGCATTTAAAATGTTTGGAGGGGGAAAAAGTTAAGTTGACTGTGGTGTGATTTAAATAGTAGAAATaggaatagaaaataattaaatatttaaaaaaaaggggGAATATAATGTTGGCATAGAGGAGAGCATATATTTAATTGTGCGAGTAAAGTGGTGGGTTACGAAAGTTAGATTTTTGTGCCAAAATTGTAATTGTTGCCTATAATGGAAAAATTACTATTAAGTCTCAACATCATGGTCCACAATGTATATATGGGAGAAGCTTGCAATAAAACAGGGTGGCTCGAAGACAGAGGAGGTGGTCCGCATTTGATTTGAAGAAAGCATGTTCCATTTGGTTATTTGGGGTCTCAATCTCTTCAGTTATGCCAATGTACCAAAAGTGGCAACCAAGTCAGCAGGTAGAAAAAATAGagacagaaaaagaaaagcaataGGTACCATCACAACCCCATCTAAAGCAAGCTTAGCAGCATCTAAAGCCAAAAAGATATTTCCATTCTTCGCTTTCATTCAATTTTCTGTCACAAAAACACCGATGCCTAGATTTTTCAAAATGGGATTCTTGGTGAGTGTTGTTGTGTTGAGAGGGCCCTCGTATAAACGAGCTTTCGGTTGTGTTCTGTCCACAGTCCACTGGGAAAGATGGAGGAGTGTTTTGGGATTTCGTTCCCTAAGAACCCTACATAGATATAGGTGGATGATTTTTTAATGAGGAGTGATTCTGGTCTTTATTAAGGATATGGGAGATGTGGGAGAGATATATAACTATAAGTACAAGAATCTTGTTAGTAGGGTGGTCCAAAGTTGCTGCTACAGGTTACTGCATGCACTCTTTGTATAAGGATGCAAAGACCACTCAATTTTTCCGTCACAGAAAAGGGAACATAAAGAGCAGCTGAGAGATGAAGCATCTGCAACCCCcattaaacaattttaactaATTGGAGTACAAGCTGTTCAGAGGTGGGTGTCATTCTGCAATGCAATGCACCTCTTTCTCACTCTCCTTATCTCTAACTCATTCTTATTAGTGAGAGGAAAAGGACGCCGACTTTTgttctttttgtaaataattaatggGTTATTATTATGACACCAAATGCTGCATGTGAAACCaggtaaaaaaaatacaacatagGTTCAAACATTAGTTTAGAGAGGTAATAATCATTCGTTGTCGTTATCTGGAAACAACCAGTTAGTCTGTCACGAGAGAATATAGCCCACGTCGTTGCTTATTTATCACATTCCTGCCTCCGGTCAAGTCTAAGGAACCAAGAAAACGGATTAGAACAAAACCCAATCAAATTCATTTCAAATACTCCAGCGTTTTGAAATCAACGAACTGAATTAGTATACAGTAACCTTTctgttaattataatatattagaacctgtacaattttaaaaaagaagacccataaaatttatatttattgttaaatcTCAACTTAGCAAGCATTTTTTGTCATCAACTTGCCCGAGATAAAATGATTTGCCAACTCCATCTTCTTTGCATTTCCCCGCATTTTTACAGCATACGGATCTTGATTTAAGGAAAATAGGATTAACGGTTGTTCGAGACAGCCGATGAAGCAATAATGCAACCCTCCAAATGTCGTACCATCAAATTATTTAAAGGAAAAGAAACCCACGCATAGCTTGATAGTACCAAAATAGGGAAAAATAATAGGCTCCTATAAGACAGTATACAATTTCAAAGGAATCAATAAATTAATCCGACAATTCAATGGcatcaataaaaataagatacaaTTGAGGAATGGTTGGAACTCATGTTCGTCTCCACGTTCACTATCCGAAAGAGATCTAGCTACCATATAAAGATCTCAATCAGACTACATTAGAGCCGCATGGATCTCACCCCTTGAAAATGTACAAACGATACAACTCACCGAAGACTTAGACCTAAAACAACAAACTacatgaaacaaaattattcTTGGATAATCCCTAGTACACTTAATGaagaaaagtaataataatatatttcgCTAGGACAGGGCCACCAGAGTAACCCATCTAAAACTTCCTATAAATTAAACTTGTAATCGAtctttgtgtgtgtgtgcaaGCAGCATTTTATGGATTTCTTCAGCTGTGGGACGCTTGTTAGGATTTTCTTCTACGCACTTGTGAAACAAATCAACAAGGAATTTCAGCATGTCTTCCTCAACATCTGATTTTTCTATCTCTTCACCGGATGGAATCATTGAGGGTTCGTTCATTGAACTCAATGCCTCCAACTCATCAGTTAACTGTGGTCGTTTACCCATCTGCATAGACCATTgtagtaaaatttattaaaaaaggcAAGTTGAAGTTACTCATAAACCAGACAGTACAATAACAGCCATTGGAGTCCAAAAGGGAACAAATGATGACCACACCTGCAGACTATCAAGGAAGTGTGAATCAGAAAGCCCAGAATATGGAATTTGCAAAGTAAGCATCTCCAAAAGCAAACATCCAAACGACCAAATGTCAGCTTCCTGTCacaagataaagaaaatataaattacaaccCAAGATACTATTTCTGGTTGCTGAGCAATTTTGTTCACTAAACATTTATTCTCAACTCATGAAGCAACATGTGCACTAGCACCTCTAACCACAACAAAAGGGGGAAATGGAACAGCAAATTTGTCCCTGCTAGGAAGGGGTATATCAGCACAATTTTCATAAACAAACAGAAAATTTCCAAGGCAACTGCCAACAATAgttctataaaataatttatcataatttatgtTTTGTCCCAATGCGATTGTAATCTCTTCCACATAATGAATTGCACGAAGTGTGCATCCAAATTATTGACTTGCTGTCCTAAGGAACACATTCTAAATTCGAACTGAAAATCCAATAACACATTTTTCAGTAAAATTCGTATGATAAATATGTCTAGCCCCACGCAAGTTCCTAGGGAAAACACAAAAGATGGTATCATACAATGATAGTCGTCAGAACACAATACTCTTAATGTTCCCATCACAATACCGTAAAACACAACTTAAAACATTATGTAAAactaaatagtttttttctccatgaataaatttttgttcaataatAGAATCCCTAAATACTAATTGTTCATTTTAAGAATATGATTTAGTTTTGTTAAATAGTTGTTTATCATTTTGTTGTTAAGCTGtcataaagttaatttttaggTGTACCTTTATATACTTGTTGTACTCACtcttttttcataaaaacataatacataaatttagtcaACTCTAACTGAGTTTTGATCATTCTCCGAAATTCAGTGGCCAAGACTATTGTCCATCTTTTCCTGCCATGGCCACAATTCTTCATTGGCCTTTTCATCAGTTTgagatataaaaaatgtttttcttcatGACAATCTAGAAAAAGAAATCTACATTGGACAACCTCTTTGGTTTGTTGCTCAAAGAGAGTCTGGTCTAGTTTGTATATTGTCACTCTTAATATGGTCTCAAGCAATTTTTACGTGCTTGCTTCGTAAGGTTCAACCACATTGTTCAAACTTTTGGTTTGAAACACAATGAAGCAAATCATTCAATATTCTATAGTCATACATCCCTTGGAAAATGAAAATACTTAATAGGggatatgttgatgatttgGTCATTATAGGAACTGATGCTGCTTTAATTTCTTAGCTACAGGAACGCTTATGCAATCATTTTTAGACAAAGGATCTTGGAAGTCCCACAATTTTTGGGCATTGAAGTACTCCAATAAAACGAAGGTGTCGTAATTTCTCAAAGAAAGTATGAAAGAAAGTACGTTCTAGAGATCCTAAAAGATACAAATATGATTGATAGTAAACCAGTGGATAGTCCTTTTGAtccaattcaaatattaatgtcAGAATAGGGTGAAGCTTTCTTTAATCCTAGCAGATATACAAGACCAGCTGGAAAACTCATTCATCTATTACAAGACCAAATTTGCCTTTTGTAGTTGGTGTTGTAAGTCAGTCCATGTAGACTCCTACAGTATTGATCATTGAAACGCTTGTATGTATCATAAGATACCTCAAAAAGGCTATAGAACAAGGCATACTTTATGAAGATAAAGGAAATAACCAAATCTCTAGGTACTGTGATGTTGATTAAGCATGTTTTCCTATGCACATACGCTTTACTACAAGATATTGTGTTTTCACCTGAAAAGATGTTATTTCTtgaaaaaacaagaaacaaaatgtAGTTGCCTAATCAACTATGGAAGCTCAGTATAGGGTAATAGCAACTCTCTCTTGTGAGCTTGTGTGAGTAAAACAGTTCCTCCAAGAATTAGATTTTTGTGAGATTCAACAATGAAGATGAATTGTGATAATTAAGCAACTCCTCACAATGCTTGTAATCATGCATTCtatgagaggaccaaacacaaAGATCAACTATCAATTCATTCTAGAAAAGTTATTATCCAAGAAACTCAATACTGAGTTTGTCATATTCAATAATCAACATGCAGACGTGTTGACAAAATCGCTAAGTAGGTATTGGTTTAGAGCACGCTAAGCAAgctttattaaaaatctaatctttgtaaggttgagttacACTTAGAGACCATTTCTAAGACTTACATTTCTAAGGCCTCTATTATactcttttcttgttttctctGTCCACCACTATTGTTCCTAAAACAATCCAtgaattcataattttaacTCATCCTACTCCGCCTccattaccttttttttttttgctcaaCTACTATTGTTCCTAAGACTatccataaatttataattttgagttATCATCATCTATCCTCATTATACTcttattatattttctctttgccCATTGCTATTGTTCCTAAAACTATCTATAAGGCACTTGATCATCCAGGATGACAATGAAATGCAAGATCTTGCATAGATAGCACCTAGGAGCTTGTCACTCTAATTTAGGAAACTAATAAAACAGAAGACAGCTTTTCTTATTATGTAATATCAACATCAGTTTGTTTAAGTGGTTATCTATGCCAAGAATATTGTTAGACATTCATGATTTTCTTTGAGGTATCTTTCAATAATGCAGTCAATAATATAATACTTGTACATGAAGACGAAATCCTTGTTGAACAACTAATCTAGTCTCTGATCTGATAGTCTCTTTTAACATCATATAGTAAGAGAGCAACTAAAATAACCCAACTTCTGCAATGTACTTTAATATGAATACTAGTTTACCTAAATTACAGTAAACAACTagtcaaatttaaaatcaagGGAGTGTTTGTTAGGTGGGACTCTTTGAAGTTTCCTACTAAAACTTTAAGAAGAGAGGGGATGGGAATTTGGCATCATAGAGAACTACCtcctattattttattgatagcACATTGACATAAACAGAATATCCTTTTCCAAAATCAGAGAGGTTCAAAATCAAAGGAGCTGGACCTATAGTTAAACTTCTGAAAATGgccagttataaaaaaatttatactgtTCATATACTTCAAAAACTCAATAAATGGCTGACCAGTAGGAGGATCTCACCAAtccataagatttttttttgtacataGTCCGCATAACCTCTGGAGCCATCCACCTAGGTGTTCCAACACATACACAGGGAGGAGGTGTTCCAACATGAGCAATACAACATGCGTGTAAAGTTGATCTTAGTGGCACTGCACTATCAAAATCACAGAGCTTTACAGTTGGCGCTCCATTGTCTCTCTTCCTATCCAAATCAAGCAgaatattttcacttttaatgtCACGATGAATTATGTGCCTTGAGTGCAGCTCTGACAAAGCACATGAGACATCTTTGGCAACATGCAAAGCCAACTCCACAGGAACATACGTTTTTCCAGTTTCTGACAGCCTCTCCAGATAGTTCTGCATAAAAATAAgtgtgaatttaatttaataaagaaaacaaataagtgTCAATGATAACAAAGAAATGATAGAAAATCTTACTTTTAAAGAGCCCCCTTTCACATACTCCATAAAAATGGCAGATCTGAACACACGGTGTTCAGGATTACCCTCAGCTGAGACAGACCATTGACATGACATTTGGTGTCCATACATTTCCACTATGCAAGGGTGTTTTAAAGCACCAAGAATTCTTATTTCTCCCAGACAATTATActcaaagtttttaattttgtcaGCCGAACTCCCTTGATCTGCCAAAGTACGCACCTACAATGCCACACAAGATGTGTATGAAGCAaccatattatatttatattatatccAAATAACTGCAACAAGAATATAAACTAACAAGTAGAACAAGTCATGGCCATTATGTTCAACTACAAACCTTTGCTGCAGCCTCAACTGATCCAATTTTGCATTTGATTAAAGTAGTTGAAGCTTTTGTCTCAAGCTCATCACATGCAGTAAGTGATGGAAAAGAATAATCAGAACCTGGAATTCCTCTAGAAGAAAGAGGGATCGTGGTTCGATTAAGAGGTATATACCTGGAATTCAAATCATCAGACTCCCCATAATCCCTTATAATTCACAGaagtcaaatttaaataaagttctcAGATGATGAACAAATtctaaagaaattttaattaaccaGAAGAATGCACACTTGGGTCTAAATTGTATTCATCATCGCAAATGTAATGCTGATCACCTATGATATTCAAACAAAGTCaccaatattcatttagtttcATACAGGATAGAGTTCCATAAAGATTATCTTAAAACTTCCGTGATGCTGACTTACAAAAGTATGTTTGGACACATTACCTATTCCCTAAGGCTTAGTTTGGAGAAAACTATGATATTCATTCATATTCTTTAATTTGCACAAGGTTAGTTGCCATAAAgatattacataaatatttggACTAAAATTGGAGCCAGCTTACTGGTTGTTTTAGTTTACTAATTTCAAACCATAAGCAAAATTCTTTACACGGTACAATATGATACAagatctaatttaaaaaatgtcaaatgaTTGGTGATTATTTAACATGACAAAACTTATAACAGAAATAAAACTGATATCAAAAGCTATATTTCAAcatgaaatcaataataaaattaactagCACACAAAATTAATCTTAAAGTAGCCTAGCCAACGCAAGTGAGAGAAGAATGTTCCACATCCACTTTTGACTCAGAGGAGGTACATACCTGCAAAAGTATTCGGTATTTTCCTCTTCTCTTATATCAAGAGGTCGACAAGCATCAATCAGCATCCGAACCCACTTGGCACCCCTCTTAATCAGAACAATATTCCAGGCATGTGGTGAAAAATCTAGGTAACCCCTGACAAGCTCACAAGGAATTGGTGGCTCCATGTGATCACATAAATACTGTAAAACAAATCATCAAGCACTAGAACATCAAAAATAAGGCACAAACTGAAAAAACTACAATACAAAATGAGTGCACAATTCTATAATACAGTTATAGTATCAACAATCACCTTGAAAAGCAGAGCTCTGTGTCTGCATACACCATACTGCAAAGAGCCAATTGGAACTATAATTGAATTTCGCCTTTTTTTAATAGAGTCCAGAGATTTCTCTGATATCTTAGAAAGAGTAAAATCTTCTATGGTGTTTACAACTGGTTCGGTGGAAGCCCTTATATTGGTGTTGCTTCCAACCGAGCATGTACAAAAAAAAGGTTTATTATAGTTTGAACCGGACACAGATTTCCGTGTCCGTTCTATGATAGCACCTCTATCACTGCCACCAAAATGATCTGATACAAAGAGTGCAAGCAGTGACGCTGTCTGCAAGTTATCAACTACATCCTGGTTCCCATGTCTGTTAAAACCATTTAACTGCTTCAAATTCTGGACCAATGCCTGTGCAGCTAGCAAAACAGCATCCAACTCTTCATCTCTTTTTCTGAAAGATAACAAACAATCCAATCACATTAGGAATAAAACTAGTGTATAATATACAACCATTACTATTACTCTGCTACTActactaataacaataatagtagtAAAAACACCTGTCTAAAAGGATGACTTCACGAGAAGCAAGACACTGATTTTGCTCATATCTCTCTAGAGGCAAAAATGGCCGATCTCGTCCTGCATCATAAAATCCATCTGATAGATGATCTTCAATGCCACAAAATGAGATCTTGCTGTACTTGCAAGACAATGATGAACAAGAACTAATAGATTTTCTAGACTTGCACGGTTTAGGATTATCAAGATCTCGGTCTAAATGTCTCTTTGATTTAGAAACACATTCTAAAAGTTCTAAACAAGATGCTTCATCCTGTTCACTTTGCTTGTTCTCTACGGAGCACAAGCATGCATCCTTTTCATCTTCGCTTTCGGCAGTGCAGCAATCTTCCTCAGAAAAGCGCTTCTCAATAATTACTTCATCATTGTTAACATTACCAACTTCATTGTCATTTATTGCTTGTTcagaaaatattcttttatcatcattCAGGTTCCCATTCTCTGATACAATTTCTGCACGAGTTTCAGAATCAAGACTATCATGATTTACTAGTTCAGAAATTCTGTGAATCTTCTTGCTCAATAACTGGTCATGATCAACAGCTTTCCACTTCCTACTATTGTTCAATCGCTCTTGACGAGCCTTCTGCTGTAAATAATACCGTCTTTTCCACCGCTTACCTGACTTCCGGGATACAAAACATCTACTACTAGATGAGGAGCTTGTTAGCATGCTTGATGAGATATGCTGAGGACCTGCAAAAGAAATCATAGAAGAGTACTTGGCTCTTAATACATAAACACAATCATTCACACCGCAAACACTGATGCTAGGTTTGGAAGGGAGAAAATGGAGGGGAAGTACATGagtgagaaaaaaaagtaagagaaatggaatg is a window from the Vigna unguiculata cultivar IT97K-499-35 chromosome 7, ASM411807v1, whole genome shotgun sequence genome containing:
- the LOC114192638 gene encoding uncharacterized protein LOC114192638, whose protein sequence is MQLLHSDEPASERRESPEKPECSCTFSDSLDSETDDSAAVDVTGKSVEFPEAENAEDSAESLYVYKNIYSLIPKSVSRLARLRTLKFFGNEINLFAPEVGNLTALECLQMKISSPGIGGLPLHSLHGLKELELSKGPPRTSAFPILTEISGLQCLTKLSICHFSIRYLPAEIGCLKKLEYLDLSFNKMKTLPVEISYLSGLISMKVANNKLMELPSAISSLSRLESLDLSNNKLTSLGSLELASMHSLKKLNLQYNKLLGTFQIPSWICCNMEGNDEARSKDDCGSSSVEMDLNESNFQENDETLSDGPQHISSSMLTSSSSSSRCFVSRKSGKRWKRRYYLQQKARQERLNNSRKWKAVDHDQLLSKKIHRISELVNHDSLDSETRAEIVSENGNLNDDKRIFSEQAINDNEVGNVNNDEVIIEKRFSEEDCCTAESEDEKDACLCSVENKQSEQDEASCLELLECVSKSKRHLDRDLDNPKPCKSRKSISSCSSLSCKYSKISFCGIEDHLSDGFYDAGRDRPFLPLERYEQNQCLASREVILLDRKRDEELDAVLLAAQALVQNLKQLNGFNRHGNQDVVDNLQTASLLALFVSDHFGGSDRGAIIERTRKSVSGSNYNKPFFCTCSVGSNTNIRASTEPVVNTIEDFTLSKISEKSLDSIKKRRNSIIVPIGSLQYGVCRHRALLFKYLCDHMEPPIPCELVRGYLDFSPHAWNIVLIKRGAKWVRMLIDACRPLDIREEENTEYFCRYIPLNRTTIPLSSRGIPGSDYSFPSLTACDELETKASTTLIKCKIGSVEAAAKVRTLADQGSSADKIKNFEYNCLGEIRILGALKHPCIVEMYGHQMSCQWSVSAEGNPEHRVFRSAIFMEYVKGGSLKNYLERLSETGKTYVPVELALHVAKDVSCALSELHSRHIIHRDIKSENILLDLDRKRDNGAPTVKLCDFDSAVPLRSTLHACCIAHVGTPPPCVCVGTPRWMAPEVMRTMYKKKSYGLEADIWSFGCLLLEMLTLQIPYSGLSDSHFLDSLQMGKRPQLTDELEALSSMNEPSMIPSGEEIEKSDVEEDMLKFLVDLFHKCVEENPNKRPTAEEIHKMLLAHTHKDRLQV